TGCAGTTGAAGAAGGTGTTCTCTTCATTCAAGGATGTCAAAGTCATTCAGTTCTCTTCGATGCAAGATGCTTTTCTTGGTTTCACTGACAAGGCAAGTCTTTTCACCAAGCTGCAACTTTTCTGCTTCCATTATTTTACCCTAGTTATGTTGCATTAATAGACTAATATGGTTTATCATTGAAACTCAGACAAGAGAGGAGAAATTCAGGAAACGTGTAAAGCAGTATGTAGGTATATGGTGTTGTGTTGAGAACCACATTCCTGGACACATATATTATGACATGTATTGGGACGAGAAACCGGGTTGGAAACCTGTTCCACCTAAAACCCCAGAGGACGATCATCCACCTTTCTGAAGCCCTCTCTTCACCCTCTTATCAAAAAGGTTGCCCAAGTTCTGGCCTTGGGAGGTAGAAAAAGAGACAGAGACAGTGGCGGTGACAGTGACAGTCACAGCGTTTCAAAGCTGCTATGGTTCCTAACACATCGTCAAAAACCAAGAATACTGTCTTCATAGATTAAAATGGGATGAGGTTGCATTAGTATTAGCATCAGTATTCGGACTCGGAGAACAAATGTCTGGGGTCTGAAATTTGGAACATTTGAGGGCTGATGTGTTTTTCACCCCTCTATATATGTACCAttgatagttttttttttttttttttgctaatttAATCTTTGGGCCATTTCAAATAAAAAGGGAATGAATGTACTGATTGGGAGTGAGTTAGTGCGACCACTGCCGAAGGACCTCTGTTTCATGGCTTCTTAGCTTATTACCTCGTCTTGAAATGCATTATTATGAATAAATGAGTACTCTTAAAGAGAGTCTGTGCCAAGGTAGGTTTTGGCTTTTCAAATCCCAAATCTCGTCTCCCTTAGTGGATTATTATAGGTTAAAATCACCTATTATTATTACAGGTTCTTATCGTCTTGGTAAACATCACACTTTAGCAAAGACTTGGAATTGAGGGTCATTGCTGGGACTACGGCTCCAATGCCGCTGTATTTGTTTTGTACGTAAATAGAAAAGGAAAAGGTTACACTGGTTTCAATCAATTCAGATTATAATAGATGAATATTTACACCAAGTTCAAACAATGCGTacgatatatgaatatgttgaATGGGTAACCGAGTTCAAACAATCAAGCCCTCAAAAGCCAACTTCCCAAGATACTTGATAAGGCTAACCGGGTACTTCTCTTCACCACTGTTGCCTccgaataaaaaaatttcaagcaGAATTCCTGTTGGCCGCAAGCTCAAACATCCTGTCTTGTTTATCGGATCACATGGCCTCTTCTCAAATGTTCATCCTCCATTTGAGGCCAAGTCGTTTCATTTTTCTACCGTCGTTCAACCGTTTGCCAAAATGTCCCAAAGAGATTCCTATCGACTATATACCCAATTCTACGATGTCATTGAACTCCTTAAGTCCTCAACGGCAAGGCCCAGCCTAGTAACAGCTACAATCGCCCATTGCTTAGCTATCAAGATTGGTGCTCTTGCTCACCTGCCAGCTTGCACTTCTCTCCTCACTGCGTATTCAAGAGCCAAATATTTCATCTCAGCTTTGGCATTGTTTGATGAATTTTGTGACAGAGATGTGATCCTTTGGAATGCTATGATCAATGCTGCAGTTGAAAATAAGTCTTACAATGTTGCCATGCAGTTTTTCGTTGAAATGACTGAGGTGGGTGTTGCTTTTGATTCCACAACTTTGTTGCTTATTGTGTCAGCTTTATCTCATATGAAGTACTTGAAACATGGGAAGAGTTTTCACTGTTTGAGCATTAAAGTGGGTATGCTTGGGGATTGTAGTTTATGCAATGCTCTACTAGACATGTATGCTAAATGCGGTGACTTAACCTCTTCTCAGTCTATGTTTACATGGATGGATTGTCGAGATGTTATTTCTTGGAATTCAATGGTAAATGGTTTTCTTTATAATGGTCATCCTGGAAAGTCCTTCTGGTGTTTCAGAGAGATGATTTCATTGGGAATCAGAGTGGATAGTATGAGTTTGTCATGTGCTATCTCAGCATCTGCTGCTTTGGGGGAGTTAAGTTCCGGACAAACCATTCATGCTTGGGGAATAAAACAGGGATACAACTTTGACATCTCGTGTTCCAACTCTCTGATTTCATTATATTCAGAGTCTGGAGATATTGAAGCTTCAAAGTCAGTGTTTAAAGAAATGGTGCTTAAGGATGTCATTTCATGGAATGCAatgattggaggctttgcctcaaatggaatgattttggaaacgtttgaTATGCTTTACAAAATGCAACTAACTGGATATGCTCAGCCTGATGTAGCGACTTTATTTACAACAATTTCATTTTGTGCAGAGTGGATGCTATTAAGAGAAGGGAAGACTGTCCATGGATTCACAATTCGCAGACAGATGATATCAGATTTATGGGTGATTAATAGCCTTTTGGACATGTACTCAAAATGTAATTGTATAATCAAGGCTGAGCTTTTATTTAATGCTATCCCCAAAAGAGACTTAGTCTCATGGAATGTGATGATCTCTGGCTACAGCCGGAATGGGTATTCAAAAGAAGCTCAAAGTTTATTTAAGACACTGACCCATCAGTGTTTACAGTTGAGTTTTTCAACTGTCCTGGCTGTTATTTCGTCTTGCATTTCCCTTGATTCCCTTCAGTTTGGTAAATCAATTCACTGCTGGGAGATAAAGGCAGGGCTTTCAAGCAATATTCTTATGGTTAATTCCCTCATGCATATGTACATTAATTTTGGGGACTTATCAGCTGCTTTTATGTTGTTTGACACAATTTCTGCCGAAGTGGATATTGCCTGTTGGAACACTATAATTGCTGGTTGTACAAATAATGGCCACTTTCGAGAAGCTTTAGCAACATTTAATTGGATGAGGCAGGTAATGGATGTTATGTGCGATTCTATCACTCTTGTGAATGTTATATCAGCTTGTGGAAATCTCTTGTTGATTTATGAAGGTAAATCCCTGCATGGCCTTGCCATTAAAACTTTTGTGGGATCAGAAACTCGAGTGCAGAATGCGCTAATCACTATGTATGGAAGATGTGGTCAC
This window of the Gossypium arboreum isolate Shixiya-1 chromosome 12, ASM2569848v2, whole genome shotgun sequence genome carries:
- the LOC108479521 gene encoding pentatricopeptide repeat-containing protein At4g19220, mitochondrial; translation: MGNRVQTIKPSKANFPRYLIRLTGYFSSPLLPPNKKISSRIPVGRKLKHPVLFIGSHGLFSNVHPPFEAKSFHFSTVVQPFAKMSQRDSYRLYTQFYDVIELLKSSTARPSLVTATIAHCLAIKIGALAHLPACTSLLTAYSRAKYFISALALFDEFCDRDVILWNAMINAAVENKSYNVAMQFFVEMTEVGVAFDSTTLLLIVSALSHMKYLKHGKSFHCLSIKVGMLGDCSLCNALLDMYAKCGDLTSSQSMFTWMDCRDVISWNSMVNGFLYNGHPGKSFWCFREMISLGIRVDSMSLSCAISASAALGELSSGQTIHAWGIKQGYNFDISCSNSLISLYSESGDIEASKSVFKEMVLKDVISWNAMIGGFASNGMILETFDMLYKMQLTGYAQPDVATLFTTISFCAEWMLLREGKTVHGFTIRRQMISDLWVINSLLDMYSKCNCIIKAELLFNAIPKRDLVSWNVMISGYSRNGYSKEAQSLFKTLTHQCLQLSFSTVLAVISSCISLDSLQFGKSIHCWEIKAGLSSNILMVNSLMHMYINFGDLSAAFMLFDTISAEVDIACWNTIIAGCTNNGHFREALATFNWMRQVMDVMCDSITLVNVISACGNLLLIYEGKSLHGLAIKTFVGSETRVQNALITMYGRCGHTKSARSVFDFCSSRNLCSWNCMISAFSQNKEGRRALELFHFLEFEPNEITIVALLSACHQLGLLRQGKQIHGHVLRIGIFENSFISAALVDMYSNCGQLDLGWQIFTRSKDKSIAVWNSMISAYGYHGDGQMAIQLFHKMCDSGVRPSKSSFVSLLSACSHSGLVNEGLWYYRVMLEEYGVEAVTEHQVCVVDMLGRAGELEEAYEFLKQIPGEAGVGVWGALLSACNYHGNMEMGREVAEHLFGLEPENVVGYYISLANLYVSVGGWKDAMEFRQIIQHKNLKKLPAYSINIDAASSSASAWK